Within Quercus lobata isolate SW786 chromosome 5, ValleyOak3.0 Primary Assembly, whole genome shotgun sequence, the genomic segment ATGGGCCTGCATTTTGTCCTATTGGTGTCGTTTATAAATTGCTATGTTGGATTTTTCTGTGGTTAAATTGTATAGAAAGTATTTATTGCTGTGTTGAAGATCCCTACACCTTTTCCCTTTGAATCAAACAAATATGTGATTTAATTGGTTTTGGCTTCTTCTCATTCCCATCTTGTGAGCTTTTATCAGTACTCCATGGCCCAATGGGTTTAAAGTCGGTTTATTTGGCTTCTTCTCATTATTCAATGCCTAAGGTCATATAGGGTTTGGAACTGAGCCACAATTGGTGGACCTATAGAAGAAATAAACAACATTAATGCCCTCAATCAATGAATGGACATTTCTTGATCATTTCAAGGAATGAGCTAGTGAATGAACTGACCCGTCCTTTTGAACCTTATCTTAGCGGTGTCAATATGCTTACTAGTGAGATGTCATGTCTCAGGGGGGAATGGGACAATCACTAGAAAAAGCAATTGTCATTGTTGTATGAAAGTATGTTACCAGTACTTTCGTTTATTAATTACATTCATATAGTGAGCTTATAGGGATTCTGATAAATTAAGGATTCCACTATTTGGAATAGAAAAAAGGATCTCTgaagaagaggaggaaaaaaaaaaaaaaaggaacgaaTTGCTATTGTGTTTATAATTTCAGAACTtcactaggaaaaaaaagtgtcaATGAATGATAAGAAGCACAATCAAAGGAAATTAGGAATTAGAACTCCCCCATCTTCACtagaaaaagtaaaacaaactTATTGGTTGAATCATATTTTTCTTAGCTATATACTAGGTTGCGCTACGCATCCATTACCTAGCTAACCCCATAGAGTAGGGCCTCGCTTTGAAGCACATTGAGAGTAAGAGATAAGCTTTAGAAAAAGTTATCAAATCTTGGttttctttcctctttattACACAATTATATTGTAAAGTATCTCTCGTATAATTTTGAGTGAAATTTGCCTTTCATTTCACTGGTTAACTTCCTTCCATACTTACTTTGaacttgaaaataattttttgtcattGAAATGGATTGATGTCATGTTTCAtattaaatacaataaatttaaaggCAAAATTCAAAAACACGTTACACTATACatttgtgaaatattttattgCTTCAAGGGAactaaaatttccaaatttgatAAGATGCGTTACTTTGAGTGAGCCCAAACCAGTAAGTTAgtctattttataatttgtaactTACTAAATCATCACTATTTTGTATTCGGGTTTAActtacctccagtactttttaaaaatgaatcttattttattttaatgaaaaactgtTATATTATTCAGTAACTAAATAAAAGATGGGGATTAAAATCCACTACTAATCATAATTCATTTGACATTTTTTCAGGAAGCTCATTGGAGCTCGATACTACCTTAAGAGTTACGAGAAATACTATGGCTCTTTAAACACAAGTGAGGATTATCGATCACCCCGTGACAAAGATGGGCATGGTACACACACTACCTCAACAGTTGGAGGTCGAAGGGTTCATAGAACCTCAGCCATTGGTGGCTTTGCTCATGGCACTGCCTCAGGTGGGGCACCACTTGTCCGCCTTGCCATATACAAAGTTTGCTGGCCAATACCGGGCGCTTCAAAAGCAGATGGGAACACATGCTTTGAGGAAGACATGTTGGAAGCCATTGATGATGCCATTGCTGATGGTGTTGATGTGTTAAGCCTTTCCATTGGAACTAAACAACCTTATCCTTATGCTGAGGATGGTATTGCAATTGGAGCACTCCATGCTGCCAAGAAAAACATTGTGGTGTCATGTAGTGCAGGTAACTCTGGCCCTAAACCTTCAACTTTATCGAACCCGGCTCCATGGATTATCACTGTTGGTGCTAGTAGTATTGACCGTGAGTTTGTCTCTCCTGTTCTGCTTGGAAATGGTATGAAATTTGAGGTAAGGAGTACTTGGACAAATTATGAACAATTTaagcaaaaatatattattgacACACTATTTTAGCCCATAAATTTCAGGAATGAAATATAATTTGACCAAAATATAGACaccaattttatgtttttattagtaatttattaTATCATTTATGGGAGGCTTTTCTATAGAAAAAGAGTAATAAAAAGGAAGGGTATGTAGTATCTATTATGTGCTACAATGCTCAGTAATCAATTAATCAAACATGTATTAAATACAAAttcgttcttctttttttttgtttttcagtctcttaaattatttttatatacctTGGGTTGGTTTCACAATTCACACTTTTGTTTTTAACTATTATTACTAGGGCCAAACTGTGACTCCATACAAGCTGGAGAAAAAGTTGTACCCATTAGCATACGCGGGAGATATAGTTAACCCAAACGTGACCAAAGTCGACTTGGGGTAAATTTCTCTCTAGATTTGGCTCTTGTTTTATTTGATTACAAAGatagatttttcattttgagttaATCATGACTTTGTTTAAAATTGGACTAATTAATTGTTGCAGACAATGCCTTCCTGGCTCTCTTTCCCCCGAGAAAGCCAAGGGAAAGATAGTGTTGTGCTTGAGAGGTAATGGGACAAGAGTTGGAAAAGGCATAGAAGTGAAAAGGGCTGGTGGTGCTGGTTTTATACTTGGAAACAGTGTTACAAATGGAGCAGAGATAGCATGTGATGCTCATTTGCTTCCTGCCTCAGCTGTGACTTATGACGATGCAAGTAAAATTTATCAATACATCAACTCCACCAAGAATCCAATGGCTACTATCATACCTGGGAAAACCTTGGTACATATCAAGCCAGCACCTACCTTGACAGCATTCACTAGTAGAGGTCCTAATGTTATTGACCCTAGTATTCTCAAGGTAAAtaaatttgtaccctttattttctttgatctCAAAGCTCCTCTTGGTTTTTTTACTAGCATACAGATTTAACATAAATATATCCacagtatttttaattatagaTGTGGTTTGCAGCCTGACATCACAGCTCCAGGACTGAATATACTGGCGGCATGGAGTGAGGCTGATCCTCCTACAAGGTTGCAATATCAAGACAACCGAATTGTTCAGTACAATATAATCTCTGGAACTTCAATGTCTTGCCCTCATGTGTCTGCTGCAGCTGCACTTCTCAAAGCAATTCACCCTACTTGGAGTAGTGCAGCAATAAGATCTGCCCTCATGACCACAGGTATGAATGTGTGAATATGTGACTACATTTCCTGAATTGGGTAATTTGAAGTGATAGTCTTATTTATTTAGGGTAAAAATTCTCCATTTAAAATAGATTCATTTCATAATTCAGGTTAAATATTACAATTAAAGATAATAGATTGgtgtaatatttaaaattttaaataacgtgACACTGTGCATTATTTaggaaataaaatgaaatcttaACTGTGAAATGGACCCAATTTCACCTAGTTATAGTTTGTTGTCCCTATATTATGTGACTTAAGCTCTACTTGTTAGTACTTTAGTTTGATTGCTACGGCCTACATTTTCTAATGTTTCACATTTCTGACTCGCAGCTACGTTAAGAAACAACTTGGGTTTGCCATTGACTGATGAATCTGGCAATGAAGCTACACCATTTGCATATGGGTCTGGCCACTTGCGCCCCACAAAGGCAGCAGACCCTGGTCTAGTGTATGATGCTTCATATACAGACTACCTTCTCTACTTTTGCAGCACTAATAGTTCACTCCAGAAAGTTGACCCAACATTCAAGTGTCCAAAAGCACTACCAACAGCAATCGACCTCAACTATCCATCCCTAGCAATCCACAAACTCAATGGCACCGTAACCGTTAATAGGACAGTCACAAACGTTGGTCCTAGCAAGAGTGTGTACTTTTTTAGTGCCAGACCACCCTTGGGATTCTCCATCAAGGCGTCCCCaagtattttgttctttaaTCATGTTGGACAGAAGAAGAGCTTCACAATCACTGTGCAAACTGACATGCTCAGCAAGCCTCAGAAGGATGAGTATGCTTTTGGGGGGTATACTTGGACTGATAGAGTCCATTTTGTAAGAAGCCCAATGGCAGTGTCTTTAGCTTAATTACAGGATGTATTTAGATACTgtttatttgctgaaaactgaaaatttattgttgaaaacactatagcaaataatttttaaaggtgtgaatagtgctgtgggactcAAAAATGCATTAGTATGCacgtttttgtgtttttgattgGATTGTGAACAGTGCTGTGAGACCCAGCCAAAAACGCAAATGCTAGAAATGCACACTGGCCACTACGCAAACGCACACATAATTTCTTGGTGAGTAAGACTCATCCAATGTgttttatatagttttatatCCAATTTATAGGAGCATATATTAGAAAAAAGATATTACTTATAAGCAAAGTGTTTGTAATGGGCTTGTGGCAGTAAGAAATGTCACGACCTTGTTTTACATTTTCCAAGATTAGGGCATCATCAACAGCTTCTCCatatttttgtactatttggacAATGAACATTAACATTTAACTTTTACCtattactttttcaaatacatcttctaacatattttctatctttttcttcatctcatttaaatattatttcttcattcttttttattctttcccaCACAATCACAACAATGCTACTACCGCTGTCACCACCACGCCACTACCATTACACCGCAAACCCacatcaaccaccaccaccatcaatcaCCCTACCCCCCACAACCAACAAGCAACCccccaccactaccaccacatTAGTCACAAAACCCAACCATTCCCActcccacacccacacccacacccacacccaaaCTCATCTAACCTGCCaccaccaaaacaaaacaaaaaaaagccaCTGCCACAACTCAACTCCCACAAGGCACAACCCATCAGCCACTACAACACAAACTCCACCATCAACAACACAAACACCACCCATACCCAAattaattcaaccaaaaaattgaccaaaacaACCCATGGCCAAAACCCATCATCAAAAACCGATTAGAAACCCATCACCACCCACGACCGCGCCGATCTCGCTGCCGCAACAACCACTTCTCCACAAAAACCACGCCACAACAACCACGCTGATCTGATGGGGTTGTCTCCATGCTGatctgagaaagagagagagtaaggAAGTATCGATGGGTTTCAGGTTTGAAGAGGCCGGTAAAGCTTGCCACAAGTggctttttgaagattttgaggaATAAGTTGATGGTGTGGCCATGGTGTGGCATGGTGTGGCATGGCGTTGTGGTGATGTATTTTGAAGAGAAACCAAAGAGCACAATAGAGAGGAGGAAAAACGTttggatgagagagaaagaatggTAAATTAATACCACTGGGcaatttttaaagataaaataagGGTATAAAGTTGCTATAGTGTTCTCTAAATTAAAAGAACTACTGTagtaacttcaaaaaaaatttgaaaaagttttgtgTTTAGAGAACCTATTGGAGGGTGAACAGTGAgcttttttctccaaaaaatagagatagaacatctgttggagatgctcttataaACAATAACTACTGTTTGCTTCTCTTTTTTAAGATAAGCAATTACTATTTGCTTCCTGAAGGCTTATTTTGAGCAAATAGAAATTTGTGATACGTTTACATGAACAACCAAGACTTGGGATGTCCCTTATTTGTACAAGGTTTCTCAATCATTCTAATCCTGCTCTGGAAATTCTCAAGCTCAGTTTGAATTCTTTCAAGCACAAGATATTCTGAGCTAAATTTTCAGATAATAGCACAAAATAACATCATAATCTTATTGTTGAAAGGGATAAATGAAGCATAACAGGAAATTCTTTTCTGGCAACATTTTAGCAGGAGTAGATGATTTTACTTCCGTTAGCACGTTGATGTTTGAGTCATGAAATATGGGTGTCAAATgttaaggagagagagagagagagagatgtgtcATTGCATGAAGTGATTATTCCAATACTATGAAAGCAATAGTCTCTCTTCACACATAATGATGAATTCTACAGGTAAAATTCATTACTGGAACTGTCATACAAATGAGAAGAGAAAATGTTAGTTCCAAAATGgtataaataattttccaatatGTCATGATAAGTTAGTTCCAAAATGgtataaataattttccaatatGTCATGATAAGTCCACTTCCTGCAaaggtaaaaactgaaaaagcaAAGTTCTTAGTATGACACTGTTACAGAAACCATTACATTGTTTTGGGCCAAGAATGTGGCTCTGTCGCCCTGAGAGAACTCATATGCCATAAATGAATTTCATCCCTCCGAAATGGAGAAGATTCTACAAAAGAAACTGTGCTACATTATTTGCAGAAATGATCTAAAGCTCTAAAGCTACTTTCCCCTCTCCACTTTCACATTAACACGTTTGTGGTTAGCGCACCCTGGAACTAGTTCTATACTTCAACatcacaattttattattttcaatgcATCCATTGAAAAGCATGTGATTCCCTCAGAATAATACAGCAGAGCCTTATGTACTTCAAAAATGATTAGAGGTTAGAAAACATGATCTAAATGATGAATAGAAATCCTCTATCTTAAACAAAACTCTCTTTTAGCTTGTAGTCAAGGGGAATCTTGCCCCTTATCTGTACATTTATATTACAACAAAACCATTTAGAATTGATTGGGGGTTAGAAAACATGACCTGAATGATGAATAAGAATCCGCTGTACATATTTCTATCAACAGGTCCGTCCAGATTGTGTTGGTAAGTAAAATATGTAGTAGAACCATAAGTTCCAAAGGAACAAGTATTGATTGATTAATGATCAGTGGTGGGCATGCTTGCCTCAGTCTCAACCAAAACAATACCTTGAAATAATGATCTCTAGCtgcaaaaaccataaaatttcAATAGTAGTCTTCTCTAACTAAGAAGGTCCAAGAGGGAAGACAGACCTGGCATATCTTGATGCCCAAAGCTCCAACTTCAATTGGTTCAGGCATTATCTTCGTCGCAC encodes:
- the LOC115992206 gene encoding subtilisin-like protease SBT5.6 gives rise to the protein MKRIPIIFILLLPLLASCVEQQVYIVYFGEHSGENTLNEIKDTHHSYLLSVKKNEEEARASLIYSYKHSINGFAALLTPEEASQLSELEEVVSVYQSNPRKYSLHTTRSWEFLGLDTKPKYPWSGGDLLSKAKYGEEVIVGVLDSGVWPESKSFSDEGMGPVPKSWKGICQTGVAFNSSNCNRKLIGARYYLKSYEKYYGSLNTSEDYRSPRDKDGHGTHTTSTVGGRRVHRTSAIGGFAHGTASGGAPLVRLAIYKVCWPIPGASKADGNTCFEEDMLEAIDDAIADGVDVLSLSIGTKQPYPYAEDGIAIGALHAAKKNIVVSCSAGNSGPKPSTLSNPAPWIITVGASSIDREFVSPVLLGNGMKFEGQTVTPYKLEKKLYPLAYAGDIVNPNVTKVDLGQCLPGSLSPEKAKGKIVLCLRGNGTRVGKGIEVKRAGGAGFILGNSVTNGAEIACDAHLLPASAVTYDDASKIYQYINSTKNPMATIIPGKTLVHIKPAPTLTAFTSRGPNVIDPSILKPDITAPGLNILAAWSEADPPTRLQYQDNRIVQYNIISGTSMSCPHVSAAAALLKAIHPTWSSAAIRSALMTTATLRNNLGLPLTDESGNEATPFAYGSGHLRPTKAADPGLVYDASYTDYLLYFCSTNSSLQKVDPTFKCPKALPTAIDLNYPSLAIHKLNGTVTVNRTVTNVGPSKSVYFFSARPPLGFSIKASPSILFFNHVGQKKSFTITVQTDMLSKPQKDEYAFGGYTWTDRVHFVRSPMAVSLA